One window of the Felis catus isolate Fca126 chromosome E3, F.catus_Fca126_mat1.0, whole genome shotgun sequence genome contains the following:
- the LOC105261300 gene encoding zinc finger protein 568-like isoform X1: protein MVYLSRLFSRAASSEASLDVRTLNMTAVFVSAPSVIYFHCSLRCDHTTRKSPVHLDPPGLQGSLSFRDVAVGFTHKEWQHLDAAQRTLYRDVMLENYSHLVSVGCQVTKPAVISRLERGQEPWMEEEELVRWSFPEAILQVDGHAGRPREHRATLLRSGAFLDGQEPTERGPRASIRQKADLDPSQRQGCACDSCGASLPRHGDGSPTAYLARRRFECDGQGNVFLYSRPDGPAPGARPRQCERCGWPGGRARRGEPFPEAGLSSRLGCQEPPPGSGPSLPTALLAGGKPYKCSECDKTFSHKSRLVEHHRSHTGEKPYGCGQCGKAFSRKSCLLIHHRIHTGEKPFGCGECGKAFFQKSHLILHRRTHTGERPYECGECGKAFSQNSCLIIHRRTHMGKKPYECSECGKTFSQKANLIRHHRIHTREKLHG from the exons ATGGTTTATCTTTCAAGATTATTCTCCAGGGCAGCCTCCAGTGAGGCTTCACTTGACGTCAGGACCTTGAACATGACTGCTGTCTTTGTGTCTGCTCCTTCTGTAATATACTTCCATTGCAGCCTGAGGTGTGATCACACCACACGGAAGTCTCCTGTCCATCTCGATCCACCAGGGCTCCAG GGCTCACTGTCCTTCCGAGACGTGGCTGTGGGGTTCACCCACAAGGAATGGCAGCACCTGGACGCCGCTCAGAGGACGCTGTACCGGGATGTGATGCTCGAGAATTACAGCCACCTGGTCTCAGTAG GCTGTCAGGTCACCAAACCGGCTGTGATCTCCAGGTTGGAGCGAGGCCAAGAACCGTGGATGGAGGAGGAAGAACTCGTCAGATGGAGCTTTCCAG AAGCAATTTTGCAAGTCGACGGCCACGCAGGCAGACCACGGGAGCACCGAGCCACACTTCTGCGGAGCGGCGCCTTCCTGGACGGCCAGGAACCGACCGAGAGAGGGCCCCGGGCCTCCATCCGCCAGAAGGCAGACCTTGATCCCTCACAACGGCAGGGATGCGCCTGTGACTCGTGTGGCGCGAGTCTGCCGCGTCACGGAGACGGTAGTCCCACCGCCTACCTGGCCCGGAGGCGCTTCGAGTGCGACGGGCAGGGGAACGTGTTCCTCTACTCCAGGCCCGACGGCCCGGCTCCGGGCGCACGGCCGCGGCAGTGTGAGCGGTGCGGGTGGCCGGGAGGCCGGGCCCGCCGCGGGGAGCCCTTCCCCGAGGCCGGCCTCTCCAGCCGCCTGGGCTGCCAAGAGCCGCCCCCGGGGTCCGGCCCATCGCTGCCCACCGCCCTTCTGGCCGGGGGGAAGCCCTACAAGTGCTCCGAGTGCGACAAGACCTTCTCGCACAAGTCCCGCCTCGTCGAGCACCACCGCTcgcacacgggcgagaagccgtACGGCTGCGGCCAGTGCGGCAAGGCCTTCTCCCGCAAGTCGTGCCTCCTGATCCACCACCGCATCCACACTGGGGAGAAGCCGTTCGGCTGCGGCGAGTGCGGCAAGGCCTTCTTCCAGAAGTCGCACCTCATCCTGCACCGGCGGACCCACACGGGTGAGAGGCCCTATGAGTGCGGCGAGTGCGGGAAGGCCTTCTCGCAGAACTCCTGCCTCATCATCCACAGGAGGACCCACATGGGCAAGAAGCCGTACGAGTGCTCCGAGTGCGGCAAGACCTTCTCCCAGAAGGCCAACCTCATCCGCCACCACAGGATCCACACCCGGGAGAAACTGCACGGCTGA
- the LOC105261300 gene encoding zinc finger protein 568-like isoform X3 encodes MGLLALFQIKESFRGKAFTPEYDVSCGLFINGLYCVEGSLSFRDVAVGFTHKEWQHLDAAQRTLYRDVMLENYSHLVSVGCQVTKPAVISRLERGQEPWMEEEELVRWSFPEAILQVDGHAGRPREHRATLLRSGAFLDGQEPTERGPRASIRQKADLDPSQRQGCACDSCGASLPRHGDGSPTAYLARRRFECDGQGNVFLYSRPDGPAPGARPRQCERCGWPGGRARRGEPFPEAGLSSRLGCQEPPPGSGPSLPTALLAGGKPYKCSECDKTFSHKSRLVEHHRSHTGEKPYGCGQCGKAFSRKSCLLIHHRIHTGEKPFGCGECGKAFFQKSHLILHRRTHTGERPYECGECGKAFSQNSCLIIHRRTHMGKKPYECSECGKTFSQKANLIRHHRIHTREKLHG; translated from the exons GGCTCACTGTCCTTCCGAGACGTGGCTGTGGGGTTCACCCACAAGGAATGGCAGCACCTGGACGCCGCTCAGAGGACGCTGTACCGGGATGTGATGCTCGAGAATTACAGCCACCTGGTCTCAGTAG GCTGTCAGGTCACCAAACCGGCTGTGATCTCCAGGTTGGAGCGAGGCCAAGAACCGTGGATGGAGGAGGAAGAACTCGTCAGATGGAGCTTTCCAG AAGCAATTTTGCAAGTCGACGGCCACGCAGGCAGACCACGGGAGCACCGAGCCACACTTCTGCGGAGCGGCGCCTTCCTGGACGGCCAGGAACCGACCGAGAGAGGGCCCCGGGCCTCCATCCGCCAGAAGGCAGACCTTGATCCCTCACAACGGCAGGGATGCGCCTGTGACTCGTGTGGCGCGAGTCTGCCGCGTCACGGAGACGGTAGTCCCACCGCCTACCTGGCCCGGAGGCGCTTCGAGTGCGACGGGCAGGGGAACGTGTTCCTCTACTCCAGGCCCGACGGCCCGGCTCCGGGCGCACGGCCGCGGCAGTGTGAGCGGTGCGGGTGGCCGGGAGGCCGGGCCCGCCGCGGGGAGCCCTTCCCCGAGGCCGGCCTCTCCAGCCGCCTGGGCTGCCAAGAGCCGCCCCCGGGGTCCGGCCCATCGCTGCCCACCGCCCTTCTGGCCGGGGGGAAGCCCTACAAGTGCTCCGAGTGCGACAAGACCTTCTCGCACAAGTCCCGCCTCGTCGAGCACCACCGCTcgcacacgggcgagaagccgtACGGCTGCGGCCAGTGCGGCAAGGCCTTCTCCCGCAAGTCGTGCCTCCTGATCCACCACCGCATCCACACTGGGGAGAAGCCGTTCGGCTGCGGCGAGTGCGGCAAGGCCTTCTTCCAGAAGTCGCACCTCATCCTGCACCGGCGGACCCACACGGGTGAGAGGCCCTATGAGTGCGGCGAGTGCGGGAAGGCCTTCTCGCAGAACTCCTGCCTCATCATCCACAGGAGGACCCACATGGGCAAGAAGCCGTACGAGTGCTCCGAGTGCGGCAAGACCTTCTCCCAGAAGGCCAACCTCATCCGCCACCACAGGATCCACACCCGGGAGAAACTGCACGGCTGA
- the LOC105261300 gene encoding zinc finger protein 239-like isoform X4 yields the protein MSQGSLSFRDVAVGFTHKEWQHLDAAQRTLYRDVMLENYSHLVSVGCQVTKPAVISRLERGQEPWMEEEELVRWSFPEAILQVDGHAGRPREHRATLLRSGAFLDGQEPTERGPRASIRQKADLDPSQRQGCACDSCGASLPRHGDGSPTAYLARRRFECDGQGNVFLYSRPDGPAPGARPRQCERCGWPGGRARRGEPFPEAGLSSRLGCQEPPPGSGPSLPTALLAGGKPYKCSECDKTFSHKSRLVEHHRSHTGEKPYGCGQCGKAFSRKSCLLIHHRIHTGEKPFGCGECGKAFFQKSHLILHRRTHTGERPYECGECGKAFSQNSCLIIHRRTHMGKKPYECSECGKTFSQKANLIRHHRIHTREKLHG from the exons GGCTCACTGTCCTTCCGAGACGTGGCTGTGGGGTTCACCCACAAGGAATGGCAGCACCTGGACGCCGCTCAGAGGACGCTGTACCGGGATGTGATGCTCGAGAATTACAGCCACCTGGTCTCAGTAG GCTGTCAGGTCACCAAACCGGCTGTGATCTCCAGGTTGGAGCGAGGCCAAGAACCGTGGATGGAGGAGGAAGAACTCGTCAGATGGAGCTTTCCAG AAGCAATTTTGCAAGTCGACGGCCACGCAGGCAGACCACGGGAGCACCGAGCCACACTTCTGCGGAGCGGCGCCTTCCTGGACGGCCAGGAACCGACCGAGAGAGGGCCCCGGGCCTCCATCCGCCAGAAGGCAGACCTTGATCCCTCACAACGGCAGGGATGCGCCTGTGACTCGTGTGGCGCGAGTCTGCCGCGTCACGGAGACGGTAGTCCCACCGCCTACCTGGCCCGGAGGCGCTTCGAGTGCGACGGGCAGGGGAACGTGTTCCTCTACTCCAGGCCCGACGGCCCGGCTCCGGGCGCACGGCCGCGGCAGTGTGAGCGGTGCGGGTGGCCGGGAGGCCGGGCCCGCCGCGGGGAGCCCTTCCCCGAGGCCGGCCTCTCCAGCCGCCTGGGCTGCCAAGAGCCGCCCCCGGGGTCCGGCCCATCGCTGCCCACCGCCCTTCTGGCCGGGGGGAAGCCCTACAAGTGCTCCGAGTGCGACAAGACCTTCTCGCACAAGTCCCGCCTCGTCGAGCACCACCGCTcgcacacgggcgagaagccgtACGGCTGCGGCCAGTGCGGCAAGGCCTTCTCCCGCAAGTCGTGCCTCCTGATCCACCACCGCATCCACACTGGGGAGAAGCCGTTCGGCTGCGGCGAGTGCGGCAAGGCCTTCTTCCAGAAGTCGCACCTCATCCTGCACCGGCGGACCCACACGGGTGAGAGGCCCTATGAGTGCGGCGAGTGCGGGAAGGCCTTCTCGCAGAACTCCTGCCTCATCATCCACAGGAGGACCCACATGGGCAAGAAGCCGTACGAGTGCTCCGAGTGCGGCAAGACCTTCTCCCAGAAGGCCAACCTCATCCGCCACCACAGGATCCACACCCGGGAGAAACTGCACGGCTGA
- the LOC105261300 gene encoding zinc finger protein 239-like isoform X5: protein MLENYSHLVSVGCQVTKPAVISRLERGQEPWMEEEELVRWSFPEAILQVDGHAGRPREHRATLLRSGAFLDGQEPTERGPRASIRQKADLDPSQRQGCACDSCGASLPRHGDGSPTAYLARRRFECDGQGNVFLYSRPDGPAPGARPRQCERCGWPGGRARRGEPFPEAGLSSRLGCQEPPPGSGPSLPTALLAGGKPYKCSECDKTFSHKSRLVEHHRSHTGEKPYGCGQCGKAFSRKSCLLIHHRIHTGEKPFGCGECGKAFFQKSHLILHRRTHTGERPYECGECGKAFSQNSCLIIHRRTHMGKKPYECSECGKTFSQKANLIRHHRIHTREKLHG, encoded by the exons ATGCTCGAGAATTACAGCCACCTGGTCTCAGTAG GCTGTCAGGTCACCAAACCGGCTGTGATCTCCAGGTTGGAGCGAGGCCAAGAACCGTGGATGGAGGAGGAAGAACTCGTCAGATGGAGCTTTCCAG AAGCAATTTTGCAAGTCGACGGCCACGCAGGCAGACCACGGGAGCACCGAGCCACACTTCTGCGGAGCGGCGCCTTCCTGGACGGCCAGGAACCGACCGAGAGAGGGCCCCGGGCCTCCATCCGCCAGAAGGCAGACCTTGATCCCTCACAACGGCAGGGATGCGCCTGTGACTCGTGTGGCGCGAGTCTGCCGCGTCACGGAGACGGTAGTCCCACCGCCTACCTGGCCCGGAGGCGCTTCGAGTGCGACGGGCAGGGGAACGTGTTCCTCTACTCCAGGCCCGACGGCCCGGCTCCGGGCGCACGGCCGCGGCAGTGTGAGCGGTGCGGGTGGCCGGGAGGCCGGGCCCGCCGCGGGGAGCCCTTCCCCGAGGCCGGCCTCTCCAGCCGCCTGGGCTGCCAAGAGCCGCCCCCGGGGTCCGGCCCATCGCTGCCCACCGCCCTTCTGGCCGGGGGGAAGCCCTACAAGTGCTCCGAGTGCGACAAGACCTTCTCGCACAAGTCCCGCCTCGTCGAGCACCACCGCTcgcacacgggcgagaagccgtACGGCTGCGGCCAGTGCGGCAAGGCCTTCTCCCGCAAGTCGTGCCTCCTGATCCACCACCGCATCCACACTGGGGAGAAGCCGTTCGGCTGCGGCGAGTGCGGCAAGGCCTTCTTCCAGAAGTCGCACCTCATCCTGCACCGGCGGACCCACACGGGTGAGAGGCCCTATGAGTGCGGCGAGTGCGGGAAGGCCTTCTCGCAGAACTCCTGCCTCATCATCCACAGGAGGACCCACATGGGCAAGAAGCCGTACGAGTGCTCCGAGTGCGGCAAGACCTTCTCCCAGAAGGCCAACCTCATCCGCCACCACAGGATCCACACCCGGGAGAAACTGCACGGCTGA
- the LOC101099262 gene encoding olfactory receptor 10AC1-like has translation MSPWPGSNRTAPREFVILGFSGWPRGLRLLLFAFLLPLYLATLVGNLLILGLAVGDPALHTPMYFFLGALSAVEVAYTLVLTPRMLAGFLLPPGGQAVARSTCAAQMGLFVALGGSECLLLAAMALDRYLAICRPLCYPRLMTAGRCRCLLASCCVGGSLLALGLTVAIFQLPFCRGGLVNHVFCDLPAVLVLACGDRDLQERVLLAACLLLLVLPLVLILLSYTRVLAVILGVGGVAGRRKAFNTVASHLTVAVLHYGCATAMYARPLSSRSLEEDKLVSLVYINLTPLLYPAIYTLRNRDVQGALWRVVGGRTSGNVVRAEVS, from the coding sequence ATGAGCCCCTGGCCTGGGTCAAACCGGACGGCTCCGCGGGAGTTCGTGATCCTGGGTTTCTCCGGGTGGCCCCGGGGGCTGCGGCTGCTGCTCTTTGCCTTCCTGCTGCCACTCTACCTGGCCACGCTGGTGGGAAACCTGCTCATCCTGGGCCTGGCCGTCGGGGACCCCGCCCtgcacacccccatgtacttctttcTGGGGGCGCTGTCGGCCGTGGAGGTGGCCTACACGCTGGTGCTGACTCCGCGCATGCTCGCGGGCTTCCTGCTGCCCCCGGGGGGCCAGGCGGTGGCCCGCTCCACCTGTGCTGCCCAGATGGGCCTCTTCGTGGCGCTGGGAGGCTCCGAGTGCCTGCTGCTGGCCGCCATGGCGCTGGACCGCTACCTGGCCATCTGCCGCCCTCTCTGCTACCCCCGGCTCATGACCGCGGGGCGCTGCCGGTGCCTTCTCGCCTCCTGCTGCGTTGGGGGCTCTCTCCTGGCCTTGGGCCTCACCGTGGCCATCTTCCAGCTGCCCTTCTGCCGGGGGGGCCTCGTCAACCACGTCTTCTGTGACCTCCCGGCCGTGTTGGTGCTGGCCTGTGGGGACCGGGACCTGCAGGAGAGGGTCCTGCTGGCCGcctgcctgctgctgctggtgctgcCTCTGGTCCTGATCCTGCTGTCCTACACCAGGGTGCTGGCGGTCATCCTGGGAGTCGGGGGGGTGGCGGGCCGCCGCAAGGCCTTCAACACGGTGGCATCGCATCTCACCGTGGCCGTGCTCCACTATGGCTGTGCCACGGCCATGTACGCCCGACCCCTGAGCAGCCGCTCCCTCGAGGAGGACAAGCTGGTGTCGCTCGTCTACATCAACCTCACGCCGTTGCTCTACCCTGCCATCTACACGCTGCGCAACCGGGACGTGCAGGGTGCCCTGTGGCGGGTGGTCGGCGGCAGGACGTCAGGGAACGTCGTCCGGGCCGAGGTCAGCTAA